A region of Plantactinospora sp. BC1 DNA encodes the following proteins:
- a CDS encoding carbohydrate ABC transporter permease produces the protein MSIDTRTPARTARRRAEEESHLERVGSSRRSRFTRHVLLCLFGAVMLYPLLWMVSSSVKPSRQVFTDLSLWPADWDLGNYPDGWVALEQPFGVYLANSFVIVVLSIVGNLLSCSLAAYGFARLNFTGRKLFFALMLGTMMLPGHVLLVPQYIVFAKLGWINTYYPLLVPNFLATNAFYIFLMVQFMRALPRELDDAARIDGCGPFRTFWSVIMPLCMPAFATTAIFTFISVWNEFFGPLIYLTDSELYTVPLALRQFVDSEGQSQWGQMFAMSFLSLAPVIGFFIAGQKYLVKGIATTGLK, from the coding sequence ATGTCGATCGACACGAGGACTCCGGCCAGGACCGCCCGGCGGCGGGCCGAGGAGGAGAGCCACCTCGAACGGGTCGGGAGCAGCCGCCGGTCCCGGTTCACCCGGCACGTACTGCTCTGCCTCTTCGGCGCGGTGATGCTCTATCCGCTGCTCTGGATGGTCTCCAGCTCGGTCAAGCCGAGCCGGCAGGTCTTCACCGACCTCTCGCTCTGGCCGGCGGACTGGGACCTGGGCAACTATCCCGACGGGTGGGTCGCGCTGGAGCAGCCGTTCGGCGTCTACCTGGCCAACTCGTTCGTGATCGTCGTACTGAGCATCGTCGGCAACCTGCTCTCCTGCTCGCTGGCGGCGTACGGCTTCGCGCGGCTGAACTTCACCGGCCGCAAGCTCTTCTTCGCCCTGATGCTCGGCACCATGATGCTGCCCGGGCACGTACTGCTGGTGCCGCAGTACATCGTCTTCGCCAAGCTCGGCTGGATCAACACGTACTATCCGCTGCTGGTGCCGAACTTCCTGGCCACCAACGCGTTCTACATCTTCCTGATGGTGCAGTTCATGCGGGCCCTGCCCCGGGAACTCGACGACGCCGCCCGGATCGACGGCTGCGGGCCGTTCCGGACCTTCTGGAGCGTGATCATGCCGCTCTGCATGCCCGCCTTCGCCACCACCGCGATCTTCACCTTCATCTCGGTCTGGAACGAGTTCTTCGGCCCGCTCATCTACCTCACCGACTCAGAGCTCTACACCGTGCCGCTGGCGCTGCGCCAGTTCGTCGACTCCGAGGGCCAGTCCCAGTGGGGGCAGATGTTCGCCATGTCGTTCCTCTCGCTCGCCCCGGTGATCGGGTTCTTCATCGCCGGCCAGAAATACCTGGTCAAGGGGATCGCCACCACCGGCCTGAAATAG